ATGTGATTTTGATCATTCGTGAAGGCATGAACCGTTGTCATAAACCCAGTCTTAATGCCAAAAGCTTCATCCAGAATATGTAGAATGGGTGCGATGCAGTTGGTCGTACAGGAGGCAGCAGATAGCAAGTGATGCTGCTTGGGGTCATATCGATCTTCGTTCACGCCCATGACAACAGTCAGATCCATGTTCGTCCCAGGTGCCGTGATCACAACCTTGTTGGCTCCGGCGAATAGGTGCCGTTCAGCGCCATGCCGATGATTAAACTTTCCGGTTGCATCTACGACCAATTCAACGCCGTAATCCTTCCACGGCAATAGATCAGGTTCTCTTTCACTGATGACGGAGATTTGCTGTCCGTTGATCTGGATGAAGTTGTCATGCAGCACTTCAATCGTTGCATCCCAAGTACCATGAACCGAATCATATTTCAACAAATGGGCAAGAACATGAATGGGACTTGTGGAGTTGATTGCGATTACTTCGTAATCCTGTTGTTTTGTGCTTAAAGCCTTTCTCAAACACAGTCTTCCTATTCTGCCTGTTCCACTAATTCCAACTCGCATCTCCATCCCCCAAATCTTTAATTAGTACGTCATTAATGTAACATATAACTATATAGTACACAATATATAATGTTAAAATAATTAAATCGCATTGAAATATCATTGAAATAGAGGTTTTAAATTATATATGACACATTATATGAATGTCGTTGCAAAAAGTGATTGATTTTAAGCCGCTAACCGATTAAAATGCTCATTAATCTGTTAGCGAGGTGATCGTCCTGCGCAAAGTACTTAACTTCAATTGGAAACGCTTCTTTCAGCGTAAAACGATGTTTCGCAACATGGTAACGTTGGCTCTATTCGTGGCGATTATCCCTGTGCTTGTTGTTGGAATAGGCAGCTATTTATATTCCGCCTCGGCGGTGCAAAGCGAAGTCAATCAATCGAATGTGCGGATTCTCAATAACGTCTCGTCCACCATAGATTCGACATTGGATCGCATACAGAACAACGGTATTCAAATGCTGCTGGGCACTTTTTTCAGCTCAAATCTGACGGAGTTGAAAAATACCAATTATTCCGGTCTTTACTCCGGTATTGCCCGCGAATTATCAGCGCTGATGAGCAGCAACAAAGAGGCGGGGGATGTCGCGATTTACGTACCGGATGAAGGCTATTTAACTTCGCCGATCTATGGCGGCCGCAAAATTGAGAGCCAACCGGAACGTGATGCCCTGCAGAAGGAGCTTAGCTCGGAAGATCAGCTCAAATGGGTGATCGGTCCTTATCCAGCTTTGCCTGGCTACAATGTGAACGGGGTAACCTTAATTGCGAAGGCACCGCTTCTAGCCAAGCAGCCGATCGGACTGCTGTTCATACGTATTGATGAAGCACAGTTTCAAAACATCATGAACCGATTTATCAGCTATGACGGAGAGCAGATGTTTATTCTGGACGCGAAGGGGCAGCTGGTTACTTCAACAGGCAGTGACGAGGTGCCGCAAGGCTTGTTTGATTTGGTTGCTCAGAAGGGTTCCGAGCAGCGGTTTGCTTTTGCCTACAATGAGACGGACTACATGGTTACCTCCATTACTTCCTCTTATAACAAGTGGCAGTACATTAATATGGTGCCAATCAAGCAATTGAATGCCAAATCAAATGGTATCGCGACGATTACACTAATTATTGTTGCCGTCTGCCTTGTGTTCGGAGCTTTATTCGCCTTATGGGGGACGCGGCGGGTGTATCGGCCGATTCAGAATCTCGTGGCTCATGTCAAAGGGGGCCAAGCGGATGACGCTGAGGCGGACGAAGTTGGCTTCATGCATAAACGCTGGGCAGAACTTAGTTCTACGGCAAATGACTTGCAGCA
Above is a genomic segment from Paenibacillus sp. HWE-109 containing:
- the gap gene encoding type I glyceraldehyde-3-phosphate dehydrogenase, with amino-acid sequence MEMRVGISGTGRIGRLCLRKALSTKQQDYEVIAINSTSPIHVLAHLLKYDSVHGTWDATIEVLHDNFIQINGQQISVISEREPDLLPWKDYGVELVVDATGKFNHRHGAERHLFAGANKVVITAPGTNMDLTVVMGVNEDRYDPKQHHLLSAASCTTNCIAPILHILDEAFGIKTGFMTTVHAFTNDQNHMDNPHKDLRRARACTNAIIPTSTGVGKALVDVIPHLASHIQGVSIRVPTQDVSLLDLQVAVGRKVQIEEVKHAIQQAIAGHIGTYVDYNELPLVSVDYIGNDKSAIIDGLSIMTNEDQIKLLAWYDNEWGYANRVLDFVSYISRAESLNSKEEKQCLTQMM